The following coding sequences lie in one Pseudoalteromonas sp. Scap06 genomic window:
- a CDS encoding sigma-54 dependent transcriptional regulator, with translation MEKILIVDDNPAILDALSLLLEIHDYKVVTANSPFEAIQIVQYQRIALVLQDMNFSNDTTSGEEGKLLFYQLRELNPHLPIILITAWTELETAVELVKAGAADYLPKPWDDAKLLTCVNNLIELGKTKKQNQTLLRHQQEREASIENANLVGLIYRSTAMEQLVKMALQVAKSDVSVLITGPNGSGKERIAQIIQANSPRQNAAFITVNAGALPHQLIEAELFGAEAGAFTGITKQRIGRFEAADGGTLFLDEIGNLPLSGQMKLLRILQTGEFERLGSTQTRKVNVRVISATNENLTDAISKGLFREDLYYRLNVIELNLPSLNQRPDDILPLIHHFLVERELDLQCENLLLAHSWPGNVRELENACKRVSVLKPSGEISIDDFGLTPITPQTHTQKVEPNKQQIEDAMRLHKGVIAKVAREFGLSRQALYRRLDKFEIAY, from the coding sequence ATGGAAAAAATACTTATCGTTGATGATAATCCTGCAATTTTAGATGCTTTGTCATTATTGCTAGAGATTCACGACTATAAAGTGGTTACTGCAAATAGCCCATTTGAAGCTATTCAAATTGTGCAATACCAGCGTATTGCACTTGTACTTCAAGATATGAACTTTAGTAACGACACAACTTCAGGAGAAGAGGGAAAGTTACTCTTTTATCAACTTAGAGAGCTAAATCCCCATCTGCCCATTATTCTGATCACTGCATGGACTGAGCTTGAAACAGCCGTTGAACTTGTCAAAGCCGGTGCGGCTGATTATTTACCAAAACCATGGGATGATGCCAAGCTTCTTACCTGTGTTAATAACCTAATTGAACTAGGAAAGACAAAAAAACAAAATCAAACCTTATTGCGCCACCAGCAAGAGCGTGAGGCATCTATAGAAAATGCTAATTTAGTAGGTTTAATTTATCGCAGTACGGCGATGGAGCAATTAGTTAAAATGGCATTACAAGTCGCCAAATCTGATGTCTCTGTATTAATAACAGGCCCAAATGGCAGTGGTAAAGAGCGCATAGCACAAATTATTCAAGCAAACTCACCTCGCCAAAATGCTGCGTTTATTACGGTCAATGCAGGTGCCCTTCCCCATCAACTAATAGAAGCAGAATTATTTGGTGCAGAAGCAGGTGCTTTTACAGGGATCACAAAACAAAGGATTGGTCGATTTGAAGCGGCTGATGGTGGCACATTATTTTTAGATGAAATAGGTAATCTCCCTTTATCAGGACAAATGAAGCTCCTACGGATTTTACAAACGGGAGAATTCGAGCGCTTAGGTTCAACCCAGACCCGAAAAGTTAATGTCCGTGTAATATCAGCGACCAATGAAAACCTAACAGATGCAATCAGCAAAGGGCTGTTTAGAGAAGACTTATACTACCGCTTAAATGTAATTGAACTTAACCTGCCAAGTCTTAATCAGCGACCGGATGACATACTTCCTCTTATTCATCATTTTTTAGTAGAACGTGAGCTGGACTTACAATGCGAAAACCTACTTTTAGCCCATTCATGGCCCGGTAATGTTCGTGAACTTGAAAATGCATGTAAACGTGTCAGTGTGCTCAAACCCAGCGGTGAGATAAGCATCGACGACTTTGGTTTAACTCCTATTACGCCTCAAACACACACTCAAAAAGTAGAGCCTAACAAACAACAAATTGAGGATGCCATGCGTTTACATAAAGGGGTGATTGCCAAAGTAGCACGTGAGTTTGGCCTCAGCCGACAAGCACTCTACCGTCGTCTTGATAAGTTTGAGATTGCCTACTGA
- a CDS encoding PAS domain-containing sensor histidine kinase yields MKKSRYRFSLTSKVILVCVFSSVIPVFICCWLLGVDAIKTTVSVIFTAALSSLLAHRLSGKLVQGITSLETGLLNFKDGELSTLLAYNHNDELGHLCQLYNKTAKQLRQEKQWVYQRELMLDKVLQNAPQAVLLVNDNDFIVYSNHSARDFFNASTALEGEKISPLLSKAPQQIINAVNKGVDGLFILDKAEQEPQTWHLSMGRLLLNNQHHRLFVFKQLTRELSRQEVEVWKKVIRIISHELNNSLGPMSSMLHSAQLLTQKVDEPRLQRVFTTIEERIKHLNEFVQGYGKFAKLPPPKITTVDWHSLLDQLQSQWQFNFDLQKDIITRADQTQIEQLLINLLKNAHESESLAEHISLKITQDNLGTHINVSDQGKGMSETVMASALIPFYSTKAAGSGLGLALCREIVEAHHGQISLHNREIGGISVFVSLP; encoded by the coding sequence ATGAAAAAATCAAGATACCGCTTCTCTTTAACTTCTAAAGTGATTTTAGTATGTGTATTTTCCTCTGTGATCCCTGTTTTTATCTGTTGTTGGCTGCTGGGTGTTGACGCTATAAAAACAACAGTAAGTGTCATTTTCACAGCCGCGCTAAGTAGCTTATTGGCTCATCGACTCAGCGGTAAACTGGTCCAAGGTATTACTTCATTAGAAACTGGCTTATTAAATTTTAAAGATGGGGAACTATCGACTTTACTGGCCTATAACCATAATGATGAATTAGGTCATTTGTGCCAGCTTTACAACAAAACTGCAAAGCAATTAAGACAAGAAAAACAATGGGTTTACCAACGAGAGTTGATGCTTGATAAGGTATTACAAAACGCCCCTCAAGCTGTATTATTGGTAAATGACAATGATTTTATTGTTTATAGTAACCATAGTGCGAGAGATTTTTTTAATGCAAGTACAGCCCTAGAAGGCGAAAAAATATCACCATTATTGTCTAAAGCCCCACAGCAAATAATTAATGCCGTTAATAAAGGCGTAGATGGTTTATTTATTCTCGATAAAGCAGAACAAGAACCGCAAACATGGCATCTTTCAATGGGTCGCTTATTGCTTAACAACCAACACCACAGGTTGTTTGTATTTAAACAATTGACCCGCGAATTGAGCCGCCAAGAAGTTGAAGTTTGGAAAAAGGTTATTAGGATCATTAGCCATGAACTCAATAACTCACTAGGTCCAATGTCATCCATGTTACATAGTGCACAGCTGTTAACGCAAAAAGTGGATGAACCTCGTTTACAACGCGTTTTCACTACCATTGAAGAGCGAATAAAGCATTTAAACGAGTTCGTTCAAGGCTATGGAAAGTTTGCTAAACTACCACCACCTAAAATAACAACGGTTGATTGGCATTCATTACTCGATCAATTACAAAGCCAATGGCAATTTAATTTCGACCTTCAAAAAGATATCATCACACGAGCCGATCAAACCCAAATAGAACAATTGCTCATTAACCTGTTGAAAAACGCACATGAATCAGAGTCGCTAGCAGAGCATATTAGTTTAAAAATAACACAAGATAACCTCGGCACTCATATTAATGTGAGCGATCAAGGAAAAGGCATGAGTGAAACGGTTATGGCCAGTGCTCTCATCCCTTTTTATTCTACCAAGGCAGCTGGAAGTGGATTAGGGTTGGCACTGTGTCGAGAAATTGTTGAAGCCCATCATGGGCAAATTAGCCTGCATAATCGTGAAATCGGCGGGATCAGTGTTTTTGTAAGTTTACCCTGA
- a CDS encoding Grx4 family monothiol glutaredoxin: METIDKIKQQIAENPIILYMKGSPKLPNCGFSSQASQALMSCGEPFAYVDILLNPDIRAELPAYANWPTFPQLWVEGELIGGCDIIIEMFQRGELQPLITETAAKHKPADAE, encoded by the coding sequence ATGGAAACCATCGATAAAATTAAACAGCAAATTGCTGAAAACCCAATCATCTTATACATGAAAGGATCACCAAAACTGCCTAATTGTGGTTTTTCTTCACAAGCATCACAAGCGTTAATGTCGTGTGGTGAACCGTTTGCTTATGTAGATATTTTACTTAATCCAGACATTCGTGCAGAGCTTCCTGCGTATGCTAACTGGCCTACTTTCCCACAACTTTGGGTTGAAGGTGAGTTAATTGGTGGCTGTGACATTATCATTGAAATGTTTCAACGTGGTGAATTACAACCACTGATCACTGAAACAGCTGCAAAGCATAAACCTGCAGACGCTGAATAA
- a CDS encoding superoxide dismutase gives MAFELPSLPYAIDALEPHISQETLEFHHGKHHNTYVTKLNGLIPGTEFEGKSLEEIVCSSEGGVFNNAAQIWNHTFYWNSLSPNGGGAPTGAIADAINAKWGSFDAFKDALNDKAVNNFGSSWTWLVKLADGSLDIVNTSNAATPLTDAGVTPILTVDLWEHAYYIDYRNVRPDYLKGFWSLVNWEFANANFA, from the coding sequence ATGGCATTTGAACTACCGTCACTACCGTATGCAATTGATGCACTTGAGCCACATATTTCACAAGAAACGCTAGAGTTTCACCATGGTAAACACCACAACACTTATGTGACTAAACTTAACGGTTTAATCCCAGGCACTGAGTTTGAAGGTAAGTCACTTGAAGAAATCGTATGTTCTTCAGAAGGCGGTGTATTTAATAACGCTGCTCAAATCTGGAACCACACTTTCTACTGGAACAGCCTATCTCCAAATGGCGGTGGCGCTCCAACAGGTGCAATTGCTGATGCAATTAACGCGAAATGGGGCTCATTTGACGCATTTAAAGACGCGTTAAACGACAAAGCAGTAAATAACTTTGGTTCAAGCTGGACTTGGTTAGTTAAACTAGCTGATGGTTCACTAGACATCGTTAATACATCTAACGCTGCTACACCACTAACAGATGCAGGTGTTACTCCAATCCTAACTGTGGATTTATGGGAACACGCATACTACATTGATTACCGTAACGTGCGTCCAGATTACCTTAAAGGTTTCTGGTCACTAGTTAACTGGGAATTCGCGAACGCTAACTTCGCATAA
- a CDS encoding PrkA family serine protein kinase yields the protein MTIFDHYQARYESTQEEEYSVAEFLEICKTDKSAYASAPERLLMAIGEPKMVDTATDTRLSRLFSNRVVARYPAFADFYGMEDAIEQIVSYLKHAAQGLEECKQVLYLLGPVGGGKSSIAEKLKYLMQQVPIYSIKGSPVNDHPLALFDPIEDANLLEKEYGIKSRYLKTVMSPWAAKRLQEFNGDISQFRVVKRFPSILNQVAIAKTEPGDENNQDISALVGKVDIRQLEHFAQNDPDAYAYSGALCLANQGLMEFVEMFKAPIKVLHPLLTATQEGNYNGTEGISALPFNGMILAHSNESEWQTFKNNKNNEAFLDRVYIVKVPYCLRVTEEIKIYDKLIEHSELYNAPCAPGTLKILAQFTTLSRLKEPENSSIYSKMRVYDGETLKDTDPKAKSYQEYRDYAGVDEGMNGLSTRFAFKILSRVFNFDTTEVAANPVHLFYVLEQQIEREQFSAEVEERYLSFLKGYLIPQYVEFIGKELQTAYLESYSEYGQNIFDRYVIYADFWIQDQEYRDPDTGQLFDRDALNAELEKIEKPAGISNPKDFRNEIVNFVLRARAHNNGKNPLWTSYEKLRTVIEKKMFSNTEDLLPVISFNAKTSAEDQQKHEDFVNRMVEKGYTKKQVRLLSEWYLRVRKSQ from the coding sequence ATGACTATTTTTGATCACTACCAAGCACGTTATGAATCAACACAAGAAGAAGAGTACAGTGTTGCTGAATTCCTCGAAATTTGTAAAACCGATAAGTCTGCTTATGCCAGTGCACCTGAAAGGTTACTGATGGCCATTGGCGAGCCTAAAATGGTAGATACTGCTACCGATACTCGCCTAAGTCGCTTATTTTCAAATCGTGTTGTTGCACGTTACCCAGCATTTGCTGACTTTTATGGCATGGAAGACGCTATTGAACAAATTGTGTCTTATCTAAAACATGCAGCACAAGGCTTAGAGGAGTGTAAACAAGTACTTTATTTACTCGGCCCTGTGGGTGGTGGTAAGTCATCAATTGCCGAAAAATTAAAGTATTTAATGCAACAAGTGCCTATCTACTCCATTAAAGGCTCACCAGTTAATGACCATCCGCTGGCATTATTTGACCCCATTGAAGATGCAAACCTGCTCGAAAAAGAATATGGAATTAAGTCACGCTACCTTAAAACAGTGATGTCGCCATGGGCCGCAAAACGCTTACAAGAATTTAATGGTGATATTAGCCAATTTAGAGTGGTTAAACGCTTCCCATCAATTTTAAATCAAGTAGCGATTGCTAAAACAGAGCCCGGCGATGAAAACAACCAAGATATTTCGGCTCTTGTAGGTAAAGTAGATATCCGCCAGCTTGAACACTTTGCGCAAAATGATCCTGATGCGTACGCTTATTCAGGCGCATTATGTTTAGCTAACCAAGGCTTAATGGAGTTTGTGGAAATGTTCAAAGCACCGATAAAAGTGCTACACCCGCTTTTAACAGCCACACAAGAAGGCAACTATAACGGCACAGAAGGCATAAGCGCCCTGCCATTTAACGGTATGATACTCGCCCACTCCAACGAGTCAGAATGGCAAACCTTTAAAAACAATAAAAACAACGAAGCTTTTTTAGACCGTGTTTATATTGTTAAAGTCCCCTATTGCTTAAGAGTGACCGAAGAAATTAAAATTTACGATAAGCTGATTGAACACAGTGAGCTTTATAATGCTCCATGTGCGCCAGGAACACTTAAAATTTTAGCTCAATTTACCACTCTCTCGCGCTTAAAAGAGCCAGAAAACTCTAGCATTTACTCTAAAATGCGGGTCTACGATGGTGAAACACTCAAAGATACCGATCCAAAAGCTAAGTCATACCAAGAATATCGTGATTACGCTGGTGTCGATGAGGGCATGAACGGTCTTTCAACTCGTTTTGCGTTTAAAATTTTATCTCGCGTATTCAACTTTGATACCACCGAAGTGGCCGCCAACCCAGTACATTTGTTTTATGTACTTGAGCAACAAATTGAACGAGAACAATTTAGTGCCGAGGTTGAAGAGCGTTATTTAAGCTTTTTAAAAGGCTATTTAATTCCACAATATGTTGAGTTTATAGGTAAAGAGCTGCAAACCGCCTATCTAGAATCGTACTCGGAATACGGACAAAATATTTTTGACCGCTACGTTATTTATGCTGATTTTTGGATTCAAGATCAAGAATATCGCGACCCTGATACAGGGCAATTGTTTGACCGTGATGCGCTTAATGCTGAGCTCGAAAAAATTGAGAAACCGGCAGGTATTTCAAATCCTAAAGATTTCAGAAATGAAATTGTTAACTTTGTACTACGTGCTCGCGCTCACAATAATGGCAAGAATCCGCTATGGACGAGTTATGAGAAACTACGCACTGTTATTGAGAAAAAAATGTTCTCAAACACCGAAGACTTACTCCCTGTCATTTCATTCAATGCTAAAACATCGGCTGAGGATCAGCAAAAGCATGAGGACTTTGTTAACCGTATGGTTGAAAAAGGCTACACGAAAAAACAAGTGCGTTTGCTATCTGAGTGGTATTTACGGGTTAGAAAATCGCAATAA
- a CDS encoding YeaH/YhbH family protein, translating to MAHFIDRRLNGKNKSTVNRQRFIRRYKKQIKEAVSDAINKRSVTDSSSGESISIPQRDISEPTFHQGRGGNREQIHPGNDQFSTGDKIERPKGGQGGGAGEGKASDSGEGQDDFVFSISKDEYLDLLFEDLELPNLQENQLDKLVQMKTHRAGFCSDGMPSNIDVVRSLQGSLARRIAMTAGKKRRLSELEGQLALLLEQPHCDKAAVTLLQQEIDILKQQIKSVPFIDNYDLRFRNYNKQPHPTSKAVMFCIMDVSGSMDQATKDMAKRFYILLYQFLTRSYKDIEVVYIRHHTQAKEVDEQEFFYSQETGGTIVSSALKLMNEIIAERYNADEWNIYAAQASDGDNWADDTPQCGHILRNKLLSAVRYFAYIEITTRAHQSLWREYQSISQTHSNFAIQHIQGVEDIYPIFRELFKKGRQQQGAA from the coding sequence ATGGCGCATTTTATCGACAGGCGTTTAAATGGCAAAAACAAAAGCACAGTTAACCGCCAGCGTTTTATTAGGCGTTATAAAAAGCAGATAAAAGAAGCGGTGTCTGATGCGATAAATAAACGCAGCGTCACCGACTCTAGCTCTGGAGAGAGTATATCTATTCCACAGCGTGATATTAGTGAACCTACTTTTCATCAAGGTAGAGGCGGTAATAGAGAGCAAATACATCCAGGGAACGATCAGTTCTCTACTGGTGATAAAATTGAGCGACCTAAAGGTGGACAAGGCGGTGGCGCGGGCGAAGGTAAAGCGAGTGATTCTGGCGAAGGCCAAGATGATTTTGTTTTCTCAATTTCTAAAGACGAATATCTTGATTTGTTATTTGAAGATTTAGAACTCCCTAATTTACAAGAAAACCAGCTCGATAAGCTCGTACAAATGAAAACCCATCGCGCTGGGTTTTGCAGCGACGGTATGCCCAGTAATATTGACGTAGTGCGCTCATTACAAGGCTCTTTAGCTCGTAGAATTGCAATGACCGCAGGAAAAAAGCGCCGCCTTAGTGAACTTGAGGGTCAACTCGCGCTACTGCTTGAACAACCACACTGCGACAAAGCCGCTGTGACATTGTTGCAACAAGAAATCGACATTCTAAAGCAGCAAATTAAATCGGTACCCTTTATTGATAACTACGATTTGCGTTTTCGTAACTACAATAAACAACCGCACCCAACCAGCAAAGCAGTAATGTTTTGTATAATGGATGTATCCGGTTCAATGGATCAAGCCACCAAAGACATGGCAAAACGCTTTTATATTTTGCTTTATCAGTTTTTAACTCGCAGCTATAAAGACATTGAGGTTGTGTATATTCGTCATCATACTCAAGCTAAAGAAGTTGATGAACAAGAGTTTTTTTACTCCCAAGAAACGGGCGGTACTATCGTTTCAAGTGCGCTTAAGCTGATGAATGAAATAATAGCAGAGCGCTATAATGCTGATGAATGGAATATATACGCAGCACAAGCCTCTGATGGTGATAACTGGGCAGATGATACCCCGCAATGTGGGCATATTTTACGTAACAAACTGTTAAGCGCAGTGCGATATTTTGCCTATATAGAAATTACTACCCGCGCCCACCAAAGTTTATGGCGCGAGTACCAAAGCATAAGCCAAACTCACAGTAATTTTGCCATCCAACATATTCAAGGTGTTGAAGACATTTACCCTATATTTAGGGAGCTATTTAAAAAAGGCCGTCAACAGCAAGGGGCTGCATAG
- a CDS encoding SpoVR family protein has translation MNNERISDGPDWTFELLQQYQDEIARVAEHYKLDTYPNQIEVITAEQMMDAYSSVGMPIGYTHWSYGKKFIQTEQNYKRGQMGLAYEIVINSNPCIAYLMEENTLPMQALVMAHACYGHNSFFKGNYLFKTWTDAGSIIDYLLFAKNYISRCEEKYGISEVESILDSCHALMSYGVDRYKRPQRISLFEEQKRQQERAEYLQSQVNELWRTIPSQQQESKKPERHFPQEPQENILYFIEKNAPLLEPWQREIVRIVRKISQYFYPQKQTQVMNEGWATFWHYTILNHLYDEGKLTDSFMLEFLQSHTNVVYQPPYNSDYYSGINPYALGFNMMVDIRRICENPTEEDKRWFPEHAGSDWLETLHFAMQNFKDESFISQFLSPKLIRDFKLFTIVDHTSNPHLEIGAIHDDNGYKAVREALSAQYNLSNHEPNIQVYDVDLRGDRSLTLRYIPHNAIPLANSHEEVLKHLYRLWGFRVKLEQESNSGDISTIGQCPMDDSRHTTE, from the coding sequence ATGAATAACGAGCGAATCAGTGATGGGCCCGATTGGACCTTTGAGTTACTTCAGCAATATCAAGATGAAATTGCACGTGTTGCTGAGCATTATAAACTAGACACATACCCTAACCAAATTGAAGTGATCACTGCTGAGCAAATGATGGATGCTTACTCCAGTGTAGGCATGCCTATTGGCTATACTCACTGGTCTTACGGTAAAAAGTTTATCCAAACAGAACAAAATTATAAACGAGGTCAAATGGGCCTTGCATATGAAATTGTGATTAACTCCAATCCATGTATAGCTTATTTAATGGAAGAAAATACGCTGCCGATGCAGGCATTGGTTATGGCACATGCGTGTTACGGGCATAACTCTTTTTTTAAGGGGAATTATTTATTTAAAACATGGACTGATGCCGGTTCTATAATTGACTATTTATTGTTTGCTAAAAATTATATTAGCCGCTGTGAAGAGAAATACGGTATTTCTGAAGTAGAAAGCATACTCGACTCTTGCCATGCGTTAATGAGTTATGGTGTTGACAGGTATAAACGTCCGCAGCGTATTTCGTTATTTGAAGAACAAAAACGCCAGCAAGAACGGGCTGAGTACTTACAATCACAAGTTAATGAACTATGGCGTACCATTCCCTCTCAGCAGCAAGAATCGAAAAAGCCTGAGCGCCACTTTCCGCAAGAGCCGCAGGAAAACATTCTGTATTTTATTGAAAAAAATGCTCCTTTACTTGAGCCATGGCAACGAGAAATCGTGCGTATTGTGCGAAAAATATCGCAGTACTTTTATCCGCAAAAACAAACACAGGTTATGAATGAAGGTTGGGCCACTTTTTGGCACTACACTATTTTGAACCACTTATATGATGAGGGAAAACTAACCGACTCATTTATGTTAGAGTTTTTACAAAGCCATACAAATGTTGTGTATCAACCCCCTTATAATAGCGATTATTACTCAGGTATTAACCCCTATGCGCTGGGTTTTAATATGATGGTAGATATACGCCGAATTTGTGAAAACCCGACAGAAGAAGATAAACGCTGGTTTCCTGAACATGCTGGTAGTGACTGGCTTGAAACTCTTCACTTTGCAATGCAAAACTTTAAAGATGAAAGTTTTATTAGCCAATTTTTATCACCTAAACTAATTAGAGACTTTAAATTGTTCACTATCGTCGACCACACCAGCAACCCACATTTAGAAATAGGCGCTATTCATGACGATAATGGCTACAAAGCGGTTAGAGAGGCACTTTCTGCACAATATAACCTTAGTAATCATGAACCTAACATACAAGTTTACGATGTAGACTTACGTGGCGATCGCTCATTAACCTTGCGATATATTCCTCACAACGCCATTCCACTGGCCAACTCCCATGAGGAGGTATTAAAACACCTTTACAGACTATGGGGCTTTAGGGTAAAACTTGAACAGGAGTCAAATTCTGGTGATATTTCAACCATTGGTCAATGCCCAATGGATGATTCACGCCATACAACAGAGTAA
- a CDS encoding universal stress protein — protein sequence MISSLAAKINADLVIIGSVGNIGIKAKLIGNTAEKIMRLFNVDLVILTPN from the coding sequence GTGATCTCAAGCTTAGCGGCTAAGATTAATGCTGATTTAGTGATTATAGGCTCTGTAGGAAATATAGGGATTAAAGCTAAGCTCATTGGTAATACTGCAGAAAAAATAATGCGTTTGTTCAACGTTGATTTAGTTATTTTAACTCCCAATTAA
- a CDS encoding diguanylate cyclase, which translates to MPADLDLNEIHWLMDMFNTVDVGLVVLDRDYKVCVWNGFMENHSGLLPSAVKDKDLFDLFPAIDEKWFRSKAESVFVLKNRSFTIWEQQPYIFRFKNYRPITGKADYMYQNATFIPLTNVRGEVEHICIIIYDVTDIAVNKKELEELNKKLEQVSQTDSLTQLANRGHWEHLLHQEFLRTKRSEGCCSLLIFDIDHFKKVNDDFGHSAGDEALRHIASLLKTALRETDIAGRYGGEEFVVTLLDTDKQGAIVFAERLRQLIETSPAKYKEHTMHMAISVGIACFDNEFKDHERWIEAADKALYHSKETGRNKVSVYADIKNDA; encoded by the coding sequence ATGCCAGCTGATTTAGATTTAAATGAAATCCATTGGTTAATGGACATGTTCAATACTGTTGATGTAGGCCTTGTGGTGCTTGATAGAGACTACAAGGTGTGCGTTTGGAATGGTTTTATGGAAAACCATTCTGGGTTATTACCTAGTGCAGTAAAAGATAAAGACTTGTTTGATCTATTCCCAGCCATAGATGAAAAATGGTTTAGAAGTAAAGCTGAGTCAGTGTTTGTATTAAAAAATCGCTCATTTACTATCTGGGAACAGCAGCCGTATATTTTTCGTTTTAAAAATTATCGGCCGATAACAGGTAAAGCTGATTATATGTATCAAAACGCCACGTTTATTCCACTTACGAATGTACGAGGCGAAGTTGAGCATATTTGTATTATTATCTACGATGTAACAGATATTGCAGTTAACAAAAAAGAGCTTGAAGAGTTAAACAAAAAATTAGAGCAAGTAAGCCAAACTGACAGCCTTACCCAGCTTGCAAACCGAGGACATTGGGAGCATTTACTACATCAAGAATTTTTACGCACTAAGCGTAGTGAAGGTTGTTGCTCGTTATTAATTTTTGATATCGACCACTTTAAAAAGGTAAACGATGACTTTGGTCATAGTGCGGGAGATGAAGCTCTTCGTCATATAGCGAGTTTACTTAAAACTGCATTGCGTGAAACTGATATTGCTGGGCGATACGGCGGTGAAGAGTTTGTTGTTACTTTATTAGATACCGATAAACAAGGGGCTATCGTATTTGCTGAGCGCTTACGCCAATTAATCGAAACCTCACCAGCGAAATACAAAGAGCACACTATGCATATGGCCATTAGTGTGGGTATTGCCTGCTTTGACAACGAATTTAAAGATCATGAGCGTTGGATTGAAGCTGCCGATAAAGCACTTTACCATTCAAAAGAAACCGGTCGAAATAAAGTGTCGGTATATGCTGATATAAAAAATGATGCGTAA
- a CDS encoding response regulator, giving the protein MSTSVLICDDSKLARRQLARSLPDDWDIKIEFACDGVDCIKQITKAQPEILFLDLNMPEMDGYGVLAAMKDQGLDVLTVVVSGDIQPSAHQRVLELGAIDFIQKPCSPEKLAAIIEHHGIRDRALRERLSHSLGEQVDPDVRDIYQELTNVAMGQAGDLLARLLNVFVKLPIPNVNVLEVSELNMALSSVDTNDTTSGICQGFIGGGVSGEALLLLNDSSFKEIASLMNYEGELNDKVELELLMDVSNILIGAILTGLSKQLDMTFSQGHPIVLGQHRDVSELVQSNKSRWQRTLAIEISYGIENHDISCDLMLLFTEDSLKTLKYKVAYLLED; this is encoded by the coding sequence ATGTCAACATCGGTTTTAATATGTGATGATTCAAAATTAGCACGACGCCAGTTAGCTCGCTCCTTGCCCGATGATTGGGATATTAAAATTGAATTTGCATGTGACGGTGTAGACTGCATAAAACAAATAACCAAAGCCCAACCTGAAATTCTTTTTCTTGATTTAAATATGCCAGAGATGGACGGTTATGGCGTACTGGCAGCAATGAAAGATCAGGGGCTAGACGTACTTACTGTGGTGGTATCGGGCGATATTCAACCTAGCGCACATCAGCGTGTACTTGAGCTTGGCGCCATCGATTTTATTCAAAAACCATGTTCCCCCGAAAAGCTCGCTGCCATTATAGAACACCATGGTATACGAGATAGAGCACTGCGTGAACGCTTATCTCATTCTTTAGGTGAACAAGTTGACCCTGATGTTCGTGATATATATCAAGAGTTGACTAATGTCGCTATGGGCCAAGCTGGGGATCTACTCGCAAGACTGCTTAATGTATTTGTTAAGTTACCCATTCCTAATGTTAATGTTTTAGAAGTCAGTGAGCTTAACATGGCCTTAAGCTCTGTTGATACCAATGACACTACATCAGGTATTTGCCAAGGCTTTATAGGCGGCGGGGTATCTGGTGAGGCGTTATTACTTTTAAATGATTCTAGTTTTAAAGAAATAGCCTCACTAATGAATTACGAAGGTGAATTAAACGACAAGGTGGAGTTAGAGTTGCTAATGGATGTGAGTAACATCTTAATTGGCGCTATATTAACAGGCTTGTCCAAACAGCTCGATATGACCTTTAGTCAAGGCCACCCCATTGTATTGGGCCAGCATCGTGATGTTTCTGAACTTGTTCAGTCTAATAAGTCGCGTTGGCAACGAACACTTGCCATAGAAATTAGTTACGGTATTGAAAATCATGATATTAGTTGTGATTTAATGTTGCTCTTTACTGAAGATTCACTTAAAACTTTGAAATATAAAGTTGCTTATCTACTGGAAGATTAA